A genomic window from Candidatus Zixiibacteriota bacterium includes:
- a CDS encoding two-component regulator propeller domain-containing protein, with amino-acid sequence MAAEKNNRIKSILLLGVIASLVLATSAAGRNTDWTNYTSFKSIRKMVPIDDTLYVATSGGILAITDVQTAGQEYTNLEGLGTNDITDIIKDASGQKWVAGFGRLIKFSDESSRQYLFFDIDDNLFRLRRVVDDGDNLWVGTDLGLVLFSKTIDDGQIQDSYQLFDDLNPSPAVFDILLVGDSIWVATSAGLAVADRSNPSLLKSPSSWTGFDISGYPELRSDSIINVVRYESGMYVATPRGVHQLQADVDTSFASVALGDAVTVYGIKLERDSLFIYYRNSAGGHIDYYSGGSGLVNLSTAGLPSPAITGVANGATRWVAVSDGIYENHTGVYLEYPYTGIPANEISDITVNRDGIVSAGFRVVSFASYIDSVWDEYGIWVRGGTTLLMTDSSDYLWMGTIGNGLWFYDGDTLKNYDENNSTMRGNIDNPPNGQTYVIITGLVTDGNFLYASCYRALNDYPVVFCDIDDVDNPSAWDSIGVGNGLNDIYVGSLDLYNGRLAVATEGNGVYICDVGDDPSGANITCQHLTRENSLLISNSTQTLKYSPDGVLWVGTTFGLSRYDAGIDRFVDVTLPAEVSSNITSLEFDGRGNLWVGTIDGLVTLDAITGEFEVYNTLNSEIVADVINSITYDWFTGDIYIATSSGFSYVPSDIGQPVFDVEQVLAFPNPFVIDDAADRLNFNYGADGRVRIFNAAGELVRQTSVNLPWDGKNDRGKDVASGVYVFVITDDEGKVGKGKFLLVRK; translated from the coding sequence ATGGCTGCTGAGAAAAATAATCGCATAAAGAGTATTTTGCTACTCGGTGTGATCGCTTCGCTGGTGTTGGCGACAAGCGCCGCGGGGCGTAACACCGATTGGACAAATTATACTTCTTTCAAATCTATCCGCAAAATGGTCCCGATTGATGACACGCTGTACGTTGCCACTTCGGGCGGCATTCTCGCTATCACGGACGTCCAAACAGCGGGACAGGAGTATACCAATCTCGAAGGCCTGGGAACGAATGATATTACGGATATAATCAAGGATGCTTCGGGGCAAAAGTGGGTCGCCGGATTCGGGAGGCTGATAAAATTCAGCGATGAAAGCAGCCGACAATATCTGTTTTTCGATATCGATGATAACCTGTTCAGGCTTCGCCGGGTGGTGGACGATGGCGATAATCTGTGGGTCGGGACCGACCTGGGACTGGTGTTGTTTTCCAAGACGATTGATGACGGGCAGATACAGGACAGTTATCAATTGTTCGATGATCTGAATCCCTCGCCGGCTGTGTTCGATATTTTGCTTGTCGGTGACTCTATCTGGGTGGCGACTTCGGCAGGTCTGGCAGTGGCTGACAGAAGTAATCCGTCGCTTCTAAAATCTCCCTCAAGCTGGACCGGTTTCGATATCTCCGGCTACCCCGAACTCCGTTCGGACTCGATTATCAACGTGGTGCGGTATGAATCCGGCATGTATGTGGCTACCCCGCGCGGAGTCCATCAGCTTCAGGCCGATGTGGACACATCCTTCGCGTCGGTGGCATTGGGTGATGCGGTCACGGTTTATGGCATAAAACTCGAGCGCGACAGTCTGTTTATTTATTACCGCAATTCCGCCGGCGGACACATTGACTACTATTCAGGCGGAAGCGGTCTGGTGAATCTTTCCACCGCCGGCCTTCCCTCGCCGGCTATCACCGGTGTTGCCAACGGCGCCACCCGGTGGGTGGCTGTTTCGGATGGTATCTACGAGAATCATACCGGCGTCTATCTGGAGTATCCTTACACAGGCATTCCGGCGAATGAAATCAGCGATATCACTGTCAACAGAGATGGGATCGTATCGGCCGGATTCAGGGTTGTCAGTTTCGCGAGCTATATCGATAGCGTTTGGGATGAATACGGTATTTGGGTGCGCGGCGGTACCACTCTGCTTATGACGGACTCGTCGGATTATCTTTGGATGGGGACTATCGGCAACGGTTTGTGGTTCTATGACGGTGACACACTCAAGAATTATGACGAAAACAACTCTACCATGCGGGGCAATATCGACAATCCGCCGAACGGCCAAACATACGTGATTATCACCGGTCTGGTGACCGACGGCAATTTCCTGTATGCTTCCTGCTATCGCGCTCTCAATGATTATCCGGTGGTGTTCTGCGATATCGACGATGTGGACAATCCGTCTGCCTGGGATTCAATTGGCGTCGGAAACGGGCTGAACGATATATACGTAGGTTCGTTGGATTTGTACAACGGGCGGCTCGCCGTGGCCACCGAGGGAAACGGAGTTTATATCTGCGATGTCGGTGATGATCCTTCGGGCGCTAACATTACGTGTCAGCACCTCACGCGCGAGAACTCGCTGCTTATTTCCAACAGCACGCAGACCTTGAAATACTCCCCCGATGGAGTGCTGTGGGTGGGGACGACTTTCGGTTTGTCCCGATACGATGCGGGAATTGACCGTTTTGTTGATGTTACCCTTCCGGCTGAAGTAAGCTCCAATATTACCAGCCTCGAGTTCGACGGACGGGGCAATCTGTGGGTGGGGACTATAGATGGTTTGGTGACGCTTGACGCCATAACAGGCGAGTTCGAGGTGTACAACACCCTCAACAGCGAGATTGTGGCGGATGTAATCAACAGCATCACCTACGACTGGTTTACCGGTGATATCTATATCGCGACCAGTTCCGGGTTCTCCTATGTGCCTTCAGATATCGGCCAGCCTGTTTTCGATGTTGAGCAGGTTCTTGCATTTCCCAATCCTTTCGTGATAGATGATGCCGCGGACCGGCTGAATTTCAATTATGGCGCTGATGGTCGCGTGCGCATCTTCAATGCGGCGGGTGAACTCGTCCGGCAGACATCCGTCAATCTACCGTGGGACGGCAAAAATGACAGGGGGAAGGATGTCGCTTCGGGGGTTTATGTCTTCGTCATAACCGATGACGAAGGTAAGGTGGGGAAGGGTAAATTTCTACTGGTTCGCAAGTAA
- the lnt gene encoding apolipoprotein N-acyltransferase has product MVWSFLLSLSFYPGFFGFLAWLALVRPFMIIASLRGREAFNASYFFSFFFLLFALYWVALVTLPGMLAAVVIVAFYYAAMLMIFNRVYHIKPLLGMVALPFFWVGVEYFRTLSQFAFPWNDLGYSQSYYLYVIQIVSVLSVHGLSFIIVAVNVLLWQVFRKSLSPERRLTSALISGAVVLLLVAYGWIIVPKYPTPGSIDVALLQGSVPINVKWAEGNAGHSFNLYDSLARSVKDDSVMLCIWPETSAPCYLSDDQGCVRWVSSIVRRSGTYHLIGALGTNMVEGRRRYTNSCYQFNPAGEITGRHDKVKLVPFSEQVPYQDKLPFMKKEFLRKYLTFIDRYDVQWWSDFLPGDSLVLFEIDDYKYGVLICFESTFPEFSRRAIRKGANFLVGITNDTWFGSSVGIHMHSRIFITRAIENRSWCARVANSGLTYIVDDYGRVREKLNLFEVAALIGKVEPLYEYSFFTRYGDVIGLWSLLITLSTICILFVLWLLRKIIA; this is encoded by the coding sequence ATGGTCTGGTCGTTCTTGCTGTCGTTGTCGTTTTATCCGGGCTTCTTTGGCTTTCTGGCGTGGCTCGCGCTGGTGAGGCCATTTATGATCATAGCCTCGCTGCGGGGACGTGAAGCCTTTAACGCCTCTTATTTCTTCTCCTTTTTCTTCCTCCTCTTCGCACTGTATTGGGTCGCTCTGGTTACCCTGCCGGGAATGTTGGCAGCAGTTGTGATCGTTGCGTTTTATTATGCTGCCATGCTGATGATTTTCAATCGAGTTTATCACATCAAACCGCTACTCGGCATGGTCGCCCTGCCGTTTTTTTGGGTGGGTGTTGAATATTTCAGAACGTTGTCGCAGTTTGCTTTCCCGTGGAACGACCTCGGCTACAGCCAATCATACTACCTGTATGTCATCCAGATTGTCTCGGTCTTATCGGTGCACGGGTTGTCTTTCATAATAGTCGCGGTAAACGTGCTTCTATGGCAGGTCTTTCGAAAATCGCTTTCACCGGAACGAAGATTGACATCGGCCCTCATCTCCGGCGCTGTCGTGCTTTTGCTGGTGGCTTATGGATGGATAATAGTGCCCAAATATCCGACGCCGGGGTCAATCGATGTCGCCCTGCTTCAAGGTTCGGTACCGATCAATGTCAAGTGGGCGGAGGGGAACGCCGGGCACAGTTTCAATTTATATGACTCGCTCGCCCGTTCGGTCAAGGACGATTCAGTCATGCTCTGCATCTGGCCGGAAACATCGGCACCGTGCTATCTCTCGGATGACCAGGGATGTGTCAGGTGGGTGAGCAGTATTGTCCGGAGGTCGGGGACATATCATTTGATTGGCGCTTTGGGGACGAATATGGTCGAGGGGAGACGTCGATACACCAACTCCTGTTACCAATTCAATCCCGCGGGGGAGATTACCGGTAGACATGACAAGGTCAAGCTGGTGCCGTTCTCGGAACAGGTGCCTTATCAGGACAAGCTGCCGTTCATGAAGAAAGAGTTCCTTCGCAAGTATCTCACGTTCATTGATCGCTATGATGTTCAGTGGTGGTCGGATTTCCTTCCGGGTGACTCTCTGGTGCTGTTCGAAATCGATGACTACAAATACGGGGTCCTGATATGTTTCGAATCAACCTTCCCGGAGTTTTCGCGCAGAGCTATTCGGAAGGGAGCCAATTTCCTGGTCGGTATTACCAATGACACCTGGTTCGGGAGCTCGGTGGGCATTCACATGCACTCACGTATTTTCATCACGCGGGCTATCGAGAATCGCTCGTGGTGCGCCAGAGTGGCCAACAGCGGGTTAACATATATCGTTGATGATTACGGAAGAGTACGTGAAAAGTTGAACTTGTTCGAGGTTGCCGCGCTAATCGGGAAGGTAGAACCCCTTTATGAGTATTCGTTTTTCACCAGATACGGTGATGTGATCGGTCTTTGGTCGCTGTTGATAACGCTGTCTACAATTTGTATATTGTTTGTGTTATGGCTGCTGAGAAAAATAATCGCATAA
- the gpmI gene encoding 2,3-bisphosphoglycerate-independent phosphoglycerate mutase — MVLLCVLDGFGLREATADNAVAAAHKPNFEWLVANFPNTKIDGSGLSVGLPRGQMGNSEVGHLNLGAGRVVYQDVTRIDKAIEDGDFFENKAFTSAMERVAAESKAVHLFGLVSDGLVHSSMDHLFALTELAKKKGVKELYLHAFMDGRDTSPTAGKDYMAEVLRKFKEIGLGRVSTVGGRYYGMDRDKRWERVDKAYRAIVYGEGERFSDPIEAIKASYAKNVTDEFIVPVVMDLGDDSIGRLKDGDAAIFFNFRADRVRQLCSMLLGDDIPVYNHEDNPKIELVTMTNYHANMTAANVAFHPVHLNNILGEILSERGLKQLRTAETEKYAHVTFFFNGGTEKPFDGEDRDLIPSPKVATYDLQPEMSSVEVTDNAVRKIESGKYDFILINYANCDMVGHSGIFEAAKRAVEAVDIALGRLIEAVKKVSGVALITADHGNAEMMIDPDNGGPFTAHTTSLVPFVVFDPSKKLGEPARIEMREGGILADVAPTVLDIMGIPQPEEMTGQSLIIRG, encoded by the coding sequence ATGGTTCTTCTTTGTGTTCTTGACGGATTCGGGCTTCGCGAAGCTACAGCAGACAACGCTGTTGCGGCCGCTCATAAGCCGAATTTTGAGTGGCTGGTCGCAAATTTTCCAAACACGAAAATCGATGGCTCCGGTCTCTCAGTAGGCCTTCCCAGGGGGCAGATGGGCAACAGCGAGGTGGGTCATCTCAATCTCGGCGCCGGACGGGTGGTGTATCAGGATGTAACCCGTATTGACAAAGCCATCGAGGATGGTGATTTCTTTGAAAATAAAGCCTTCACCTCCGCTATGGAGCGGGTGGCGGCAGAAAGTAAGGCGGTACACCTGTTCGGATTGGTTTCCGATGGTCTGGTGCACTCGTCGATGGATCATCTTTTCGCCCTGACCGAACTGGCGAAGAAAAAGGGTGTAAAAGAGCTGTATCTTCACGCTTTCATGGATGGACGCGACACGTCTCCCACAGCCGGCAAGGACTACATGGCCGAGGTGCTACGCAAGTTCAAAGAGATTGGACTTGGCAGAGTGTCCACTGTCGGTGGACGCTATTATGGTATGGATCGTGACAAACGATGGGAAAGAGTGGATAAGGCATATCGCGCGATAGTGTATGGTGAAGGTGAGAGATTTTCAGATCCGATTGAGGCGATAAAAGCGTCGTATGCAAAGAATGTAACCGATGAGTTCATAGTGCCGGTGGTGATGGACCTCGGTGATGATTCTATCGGCCGCCTCAAAGATGGCGACGCGGCGATATTTTTCAATTTCAGGGCGGACCGGGTGCGCCAGCTGTGCTCTATGCTCCTCGGAGATGATATTCCGGTGTATAATCACGAAGATAATCCGAAGATCGAATTGGTCACCATGACCAATTATCATGCGAATATGACCGCGGCAAACGTCGCGTTTCATCCGGTACACCTGAATAATATTCTCGGGGAGATTCTGTCGGAAAGAGGTCTGAAGCAGCTTCGAACGGCAGAGACCGAAAAATACGCTCACGTAACTTTCTTTTTCAATGGCGGGACAGAGAAGCCGTTTGATGGGGAAGACCGGGATCTTATCCCGTCACCGAAGGTAGCCACTTATGACCTCCAGCCTGAGATGTCGTCGGTCGAAGTAACCGACAACGCGGTCAGGAAAATTGAGTCGGGGAAGTATGATTTTATACTGATAAATTACGCCAACTGCGACATGGTTGGTCACAGTGGCATTTTTGAGGCGGCCAAGAGGGCGGTTGAGGCGGTCGATATAGCCCTCGGCAGGTTAATTGAGGCTGTCAAGAAAGTCAGCGGCGTGGCACTTATCACCGCCGACCATGGCAACGCCGAGATGATGATCGATCCCGACAACGGCGGCCCATTCACCGCGCACACAACAAGTCTGGTACCCTTCGTCGTGTTTGACCCATCCAAAAAGCTCGGTGAACCTGCCCGGATTGAAATGCGAGAGGGCGGGATCCTTGCCGATGTCGCTCCGACTGTGCTCGATATAATGGGAATTCCGCAGCCCGAGGAAATGACGGGCCAATCCCTGATAATACGAGGGTGA
- the purM gene encoding phosphoribosylformylglycinamidine cyclo-ligase gives MNNKDKKARLTYADSGVDVKAGEQAVERIKQLAASTFNPQVLTGLGSFGGFFKPDMTNIKQPVLISSTDSVGTKVKLAFMTGIHTTVGEDLANHCINDILVHGAKGLFFLDYIGVGKLEQDVVAALLEGLARGCRNAGVALVGGEMAELPGFYQPGEYDLVGFVVGVVDQDKIINGSTIEQGDVCIGLKSSGLHTNGYTLARKVAFEIAGHKPDDYVDELGMTIAEALMKVHRCYAPVIHPLLEKYKIHGMAHITGGGIPGNLKRILPDGIGAEIDKSSWEVLPIFEYLRKVGDIDPDDVYSAFNMGIGYILVVPPSQVDAIVKDLAGHSEKAYIIGSITKGDKSVKLI, from the coding sequence ATGAATAACAAGGATAAAAAAGCACGTCTCACCTATGCCGACAGCGGCGTAGATGTTAAAGCCGGGGAGCAGGCGGTTGAAAGAATCAAGCAACTCGCTGCGTCGACTTTCAACCCACAGGTTCTCACCGGCTTAGGGTCGTTCGGCGGTTTTTTCAAGCCGGATATGACCAATATCAAACAACCCGTTCTGATATCATCCACCGACAGCGTCGGAACCAAAGTCAAGCTGGCCTTCATGACCGGTATTCATACGACTGTCGGCGAAGATCTTGCCAATCACTGCATCAACGACATCCTGGTGCACGGCGCCAAAGGGCTTTTCTTTCTGGACTATATCGGGGTGGGAAAACTCGAGCAGGATGTTGTTGCGGCTCTGCTCGAAGGTCTGGCGCGCGGCTGCCGCAATGCCGGAGTGGCTCTCGTTGGAGGAGAAATGGCCGAACTGCCGGGATTTTACCAGCCGGGGGAATACGATCTGGTCGGTTTTGTCGTGGGCGTGGTTGATCAGGATAAGATTATCAACGGCTCCACAATCGAACAGGGTGATGTTTGTATCGGCCTGAAATCAAGCGGCCTTCACACCAATGGCTACACGCTGGCAAGGAAGGTGGCTTTCGAGATAGCCGGGCACAAGCCGGACGACTATGTCGATGAGCTTGGGATGACTATCGCCGAGGCGTTGATGAAAGTCCACCGATGCTATGCGCCCGTGATTCATCCTCTGTTGGAAAAATACAAAATTCACGGCATGGCCCACATCACCGGCGGCGGTATCCCGGGCAACTTGAAAAGAATCCTGCCCGATGGGATCGGAGCCGAGATCGATAAATCATCGTGGGAAGTATTGCCGATATTCGAGTATTTGCGCAAGGTTGGAGATATTGACCCCGATGATGTTTATTCGGCCTTTAACATGGGTATCGGGTATATACTCGTAGTGCCGCCATCTCAAGTTGACGCGATCGTGAAAGACTTAGCAGGTCACTCGGAGAAGGCGTATATAATTGGTTCAATCACAAAAGGGGACAAATCAGTAAAGCTGATATAA
- a CDS encoding SagB/ThcOx family dehydrogenase: MKLPAILLAASIAGFGIGHAQGDSLSISQRFHHETSYGDEGSKAETPHWGKEVPLYKSYEGAKKIKLEPLAGTGVTLEKALDERKSTRSFAEKHVSLDLVARVLLAADGITHSSRGYQMRTAPSGGALYPIDIYIAAADVESLEDGLYHFHVADSSLDLVKEGDFSSQLHKASNGQAAVGFSPLTVILAARWDRSTVKYSDRGYRYCYIEAGCISQNISLQCAALGLGTVVVGAFNDDRLNEFLGVDPKQEAAILMMPIGWPSQ, translated from the coding sequence ATGAAACTTCCAGCGATCCTGCTGGCAGCCAGTATAGCCGGTTTCGGTATCGGTCATGCTCAAGGGGATTCTCTCTCTATCAGTCAGAGATTCCACCACGAGACCAGTTACGGCGATGAGGGCAGCAAGGCCGAAACCCCGCACTGGGGTAAAGAAGTCCCGCTGTACAAGTCTTATGAAGGGGCGAAGAAAATCAAACTTGAGCCGCTTGCGGGGACGGGGGTAACTTTGGAAAAGGCGCTCGATGAAAGGAAATCGACCCGGTCGTTTGCCGAAAAACACGTCAGCCTGGACCTGGTGGCGAGGGTGCTACTGGCGGCCGATGGCATCACGCACTCGTCGCGCGGTTACCAGATGCGAACCGCACCATCGGGCGGGGCGCTCTATCCGATCGATATATACATAGCGGCCGCCGATGTGGAATCACTCGAAGATGGGCTTTACCATTTCCACGTGGCTGACAGCAGCCTTGATCTCGTCAAAGAGGGGGACTTCAGCAGCCAGCTTCACAAAGCTTCCAACGGCCAGGCTGCAGTCGGCTTTTCACCCCTGACGGTCATTCTGGCCGCCCGCTGGGACCGGTCGACTGTCAAATACTCCGACCGGGGCTACCGGTATTGTTATATCGAGGCGGGCTGTATCAGCCAGAACATAAGTCTTCAGTGCGCCGCGCTGGGGCTGGGGACGGTAGTCGTTGGGGCATTTAACGATGACCGGCTCAACGAATTTCTCGGAGTTGACCCGAAACAGGAAGCGGCTATTCTGATGATGCCGATAGGTTGGCCGTCGCAATAG
- a CDS encoding RluA family pseudouridine synthase: MAATSPEEPKRVRITVEAGVSRQRIDSYLGGHPDAKLTRSRAQKLIEDGYVLLNGEKVSKKSQVESGDIISLTIFAPPPTDVKPQDIAIDIVFEDDYLAVVNKPAGMVTHPGAGNYSGTLVNALMFHFKKLSSGSAPDRPGIVHRLDKETSGLLLVAKTDEVYQKLQKALQQRDIKRTYLALICGHVKKEEGEIDLPVGRSSRDRKKMAVTETSGRQAITRYKLLKRYRSYDLLEVNLMTGRTHQIRVHFSHEGHPVFGDPEYGGRDKWHRGIFAPERQLARELLALIRRQALHAKKLEFAHPVSGESIALESDLPEDFAGLLTKLDRSGV, encoded by the coding sequence ATGGCGGCAACATCGCCTGAAGAACCCAAGCGTGTGCGGATAACGGTCGAAGCGGGGGTAAGCCGGCAGCGTATCGATAGTTACCTTGGCGGCCACCCTGACGCGAAACTGACGCGAAGCCGGGCGCAGAAGCTTATCGAGGACGGTTATGTTCTTCTGAACGGCGAAAAGGTCTCCAAGAAATCACAGGTCGAATCGGGTGACATAATCTCTTTAACGATTTTCGCGCCGCCGCCAACCGATGTAAAACCGCAGGACATTGCCATCGATATCGTTTTTGAAGATGACTATCTGGCGGTTGTCAATAAACCGGCCGGTATGGTTACTCACCCGGGAGCGGGAAACTATTCGGGTACGCTGGTCAACGCGCTGATGTTTCATTTTAAGAAGCTCTCATCCGGTTCCGCCCCTGACCGTCCGGGAATAGTGCATCGTCTTGATAAAGAAACCTCCGGGCTTTTGCTTGTAGCGAAAACTGATGAGGTTTATCAGAAACTTCAAAAGGCTCTTCAACAGCGTGACATCAAGCGCACCTATCTGGCGCTTATCTGCGGTCATGTGAAAAAGGAGGAAGGGGAGATTGATTTGCCGGTCGGCCGATCTTCGCGCGACCGCAAAAAAATGGCCGTTACCGAAACATCCGGCCGTCAGGCCATTACCCGGTACAAACTTCTCAAGAGGTATCGGTCGTATGATCTTCTGGAAGTCAACCTGATGACCGGTCGGACGCACCAGATAAGAGTTCATTTTTCTCACGAGGGGCACCCGGTGTTCGGCGATCCGGAGTATGGCGGTCGGGATAAGTGGCACCGGGGCATTTTCGCTCCGGAACGTCAGTTGGCCAGGGAGCTTCTGGCCCTTATCAGACGACAGGCGCTTCACGCAAAGAAGCTGGAGTTTGCGCATCCGGTGAGCGGGGAGAGTATCGCGCTCGAATCCGACTTGCCGGAAGACTTTGCGGGGCTGCTGACGAAACTGGACAGATCGGGTGTATAA
- a CDS encoding pyridoxine 5'-phosphate synthase: protein MSGLTVNIDLVAVLRSVRRLSEPDPAQAAVLAELAGADGIAVQVRRDRKYIRDRDLYILKGIVKTKLIVEMPPADELIDQALEIKPWMVIFAADHADSDSPVTTIDFNSAPVDFGDIVDRFRGVGINAGFYVEPESDDIKGASKAGAAAVLVNCKGFTEARTVEDAQTELDRIDKAVNSASKQNLGVYCGRGVTYKNIQPLAELGYIDEFIIGHAIGSRALLVGYERAVSEMLAAIRSTRQPG, encoded by the coding sequence GTGTCCGGCCTTACCGTTAATATAGATCTGGTGGCTGTTCTCAGATCGGTTCGCCGCCTGAGTGAACCGGACCCGGCACAGGCGGCGGTACTTGCCGAACTCGCGGGCGCCGATGGAATCGCCGTGCAGGTTCGTCGCGACCGCAAGTACATCCGCGACCGGGATCTATACATTCTCAAAGGAATAGTAAAAACAAAGTTGATAGTCGAGATGCCCCCGGCCGATGAGCTGATCGATCAGGCGTTGGAGATAAAACCGTGGATGGTCATATTCGCGGCGGACCACGCCGACAGCGACAGCCCGGTAACGACCATTGATTTCAACAGCGCGCCGGTGGATTTCGGTGATATTGTCGACCGTTTCAGAGGCGTGGGTATCAACGCCGGGTTCTATGTTGAGCCCGAAAGTGACGATATAAAAGGGGCCTCGAAGGCCGGCGCGGCCGCCGTGCTGGTAAACTGCAAAGGATTTACGGAAGCTCGTACGGTGGAGGACGCGCAAACCGAGCTGGACCGCATCGATAAAGCGGTCAACTCGGCTTCAAAGCAGAATCTCGGTGTTTACTGCGGTCGCGGCGTTACCTACAAGAATATCCAGCCGCTGGCGGAGCTTGGTTATATCGATGAGTTCATAATCGGTCACGCTATTGGCTCGCGGGCGCTACTGGTCGGCTACGAGAGAGCCGTTTCTGAAATGCTCGCGGCAATAAGAAGCACCCGGCAACCCGGATAG
- the rsmA gene encoding 16S rRNA (adenine(1518)-N(6)/adenine(1519)-N(6))-dimethyltransferase RsmA — MGGYRAKKRLGQNFLTSRAIIDKIRDVVNAKPGEVIIEIGPGRGALTVALAETGAKIVAVEFDRDLAGYLGKLAARYENLQIIQADFLSYEPDYDCYKLVGNLPYNITSPVIDWVVRHRDNITGAVFMVQKEVGRRLASSAGSKNWSPIAIFTQLHFDVQICFDVSPIHFEPPPKVTSSVIELKPKKSIHVDNFDLFETVVRHAFKQRRKTLVNNLMEGLSGERADVVGVLTEMGLSERCRAEELSIARFLELTNHLASHTIFPYKD, encoded by the coding sequence ATGGGCGGTTACCGCGCCAAAAAAAGGCTGGGACAGAATTTTCTGACATCCCGCGCTATTATCGATAAAATTCGTGATGTCGTGAATGCCAAGCCGGGTGAGGTAATCATCGAAATCGGCCCGGGGCGCGGGGCGCTCACAGTTGCGCTCGCTGAAACCGGCGCCAAAATTGTTGCGGTGGAGTTTGACCGCGATCTGGCCGGCTATCTGGGCAAACTGGCCGCCCGGTATGAAAACCTTCAAATAATTCAGGCAGATTTCCTGTCGTACGAGCCCGATTATGATTGCTACAAACTGGTTGGAAATCTTCCGTATAATATTACCTCGCCGGTAATAGACTGGGTCGTACGGCATCGTGATAACATCACCGGCGCCGTTTTCATGGTGCAAAAGGAAGTGGGCCGACGTCTGGCATCATCTGCCGGCTCCAAAAACTGGTCGCCCATCGCGATTTTTACCCAGCTCCATTTTGATGTCCAAATCTGTTTCGATGTCTCTCCGATACACTTTGAACCGCCTCCAAAAGTGACATCGTCGGTAATAGAGCTGAAGCCGAAAAAATCGATTCACGTGGACAACTTCGATTTGTTCGAAACGGTGGTTCGGCATGCGTTTAAACAGCGGCGTAAGACTCTGGTCAATAATCTCATGGAAGGTTTGTCCGGCGAGAGGGCGGATGTTGTCGGTGTTTTGACCGAAATGGGGTTGTCCGAAAGGTGCCGCGCCGAGGAACTGTCGATAGCGCGGTTTTTAGAATTGACTAATCATTTGGCCTCCCATACAATATTTCCGTATAAAGACTGA
- a CDS encoding TatD family hydrolase, which translates to MIDSHCHLNFIDHSGTPKELVDEATSVGVHTIVNIGTDLQSSTESLSLAKEFGSVYATVGVHPHDARKVNDTEYEKMRAMADEKKVVAIGEIGLDYYRDLSPRKIQRQVFQRFLQMAVETKLPVVIHTREAFEDTVAIVKEFAPDLRGGVFHSFPGDMTDAAEVLDLGFLIAVNGIITFKNSRMSELARVVPLEKIVLETDAPYLTPVPFRGKTNRPALVKHVYEKMAELKNMSFKEIEKTIDRTCQKLFSLVETLGE; encoded by the coding sequence ATGATTGATTCTCACTGCCATCTCAATTTCATCGACCACAGTGGCACACCAAAGGAACTCGTCGACGAAGCAACTTCGGTTGGCGTGCACACTATCGTCAACATCGGTACCGATCTCCAAAGCTCAACCGAGTCACTCTCTCTGGCTAAAGAATTCGGTTCGGTTTACGCTACGGTCGGAGTGCACCCGCACGATGCCCGCAAGGTCAACGATACGGAGTATGAAAAGATGCGGGCTATGGCGGATGAAAAAAAGGTGGTCGCCATAGGAGAGATCGGGCTGGATTACTATCGCGATCTTTCGCCCCGGAAGATACAGCGTCAGGTCTTCCAGCGCTTTCTGCAGATGGCGGTGGAAACGAAACTTCCGGTCGTAATTCACACCCGCGAGGCATTCGAAGACACGGTGGCGATTGTCAAAGAATTCGCTCCGGATTTGCGTGGTGGAGTTTTTCACAGTTTCCCCGGAGATATGACCGATGCCGCTGAAGTTCTTGACTTGGGATTTCTTATCGCGGTCAATGGTATTATCACTTTCAAGAATTCCCGTATGTCCGAACTGGCCCGGGTGGTTCCGCTTGAAAAGATTGTTCTCGAAACGGATGCTCCCTATCTGACGCCGGTTCCATTCAGAGGCAAGACCAATCGGCCGGCGCTTGTCAAGCATGTCTATGAAAAGATGGCAGAGTTGAAAAATATGAGCTTCAAAGAGATCGAGAAAACCATAGACCGCACCTGCCAGAAATTGTTCTCGCTCGTGGAAACACTCGGAGAGTAG